From Cellulophaga lytica DSM 7489, a single genomic window includes:
- a CDS encoding DUF4856 domain-containing protein has protein sequence MKVNKLFAGLFLTSVIFTSCSSDDNGDGNDNPNVVVPATYVFENNGESSVDFGGQTTRIQMAEEFISALLDNTSTEEKLDAMFAHEENNNDFSNADLNSSNKSVRSKIAASADYFSTNTTASIAIKENFDLWISAQVTEVFPKWDDDAVAGSAGKIQQIGGGSTRYVNGKGLEYNQAIAKSIIGGLMVDQMLNNYLSIAVLDEGTNAADNDAGTLVDGKNYTNMEHKWDEAYGYLYGNEDTPATPELGKDSFLNKYLASVEADSDFTGIANDIYEAFKLGRAAIVAKDYELRDEQAQIIREKVSKVVAVRSVYYLQSGKEVLESDKASAFHSLSEALGFINSLRFTRDTVTDSPVLDAATIDGYMDTLMAGNGFWDVTPATLDQISNEIATAYGFTTEETVN, from the coding sequence ATGAAAGTAAATAAATTATTTGCAGGCTTATTTTTAACAAGCGTTATTTTTACATCTTGTTCTTCAGATGATAATGGTGATGGTAACGATAATCCAAATGTTGTTGTTCCTGCTACTTATGTCTTTGAAAATAATGGGGAGAGTTCTGTGGATTTTGGAGGTCAAACTACTAGAATACAAATGGCAGAAGAATTTATATCTGCTCTTTTAGATAATACAAGCACAGAAGAAAAATTAGATGCTATGTTTGCTCATGAAGAAAACAATAACGATTTTTCTAATGCAGATTTAAACAGCTCTAACAAAAGTGTACGTAGTAAAATTGCAGCATCTGCAGATTATTTTTCAACTAATACTACAGCATCTATAGCTATAAAAGAAAATTTTGATTTGTGGATTAGTGCTCAAGTAACAGAGGTTTTTCCTAAATGGGATGATGATGCTGTTGCAGGTAGTGCCGGTAAAATTCAGCAAATAGGTGGTGGATCTACAAGATACGTAAACGGTAAAGGTTTAGAGTATAACCAAGCAATTGCTAAATCTATAATAGGAGGTTTAATGGTAGATCAAATGTTAAACAACTACTTAAGCATTGCTGTTTTAGATGAAGGTACTAACGCAGCAGATAATGATGCGGGTACTTTAGTAGATGGTAAAAACTATACAAATATGGAACATAAGTGGGATGAAGCTTATGGATATTTATATGGTAATGAAGATACTCCTGCTACGCCAGAATTAGGAAAAGACAGTTTTTTAAATAAATATTTAGCAAGTGTAGAAGCTGATTCAGATTTTACAGGTATTGCTAATGATATTTATGAGGCATTTAAATTAGGAAGAGCGGCAATTGTAGCAAAAGATTACGAGCTTAGAGATGAGCAAGCACAAATTATTAGAGAAAAAGTTTCTAAAGTAGTAGCAGTACGTAGCGTTTATTACCTACAATCTGGTAAAGAAGTGTTAGAAAGTGATAAGGCTTCTGCTTTTCACAGTTTATCTGAAGCTTTAGGTTTTATAAACAGTCTACGTTTTACTAGAGATACTGTTACAGATTCTCCTGTATTAGATGCAGCTACTATTGATGGCTATATGGATACATTAATGGCAGGTAATGGCTTTTGGGATGTTACACCAGCAACATTAGATCAGATTTCTAATGAAATTGCTACAGCATATGGTTTTACTACAGAAGAAACAGTAAACTAA
- a CDS encoding hydroxymethylglutaryl-CoA lyase yields MSAKVKITECPRDAMQGIKEFIPTELKVKYIQSLLDCGFDTIDFGSFVSPKAIPQMVDTAEVLANLDLSRTQSKLLSIVANVRGAQDASKHKEINYLGYPFSISENFQMRNTHKTIAQSVETLKQILDIANTANKEVVTYISMGFGNPYGDPWNVEIVGEWTEKLAKMGVNIISLSDTVGSSTPDVIDYLFSNLIPKYPKVKFGAHLHTTPTKWQEKVAAAYNAGCVRFDGAIQGFGGCPMAKDDLTGNMPTEKMLSYFTAEKVDTNVNWMVFEAAYNKATELFSKYH; encoded by the coding sequence ATGTCTGCTAAAGTAAAAATTACAGAGTGCCCAAGAGATGCAATGCAAGGAATAAAAGAATTTATTCCAACAGAGTTAAAAGTTAAATACATACAGTCTTTATTAGATTGTGGTTTTGATACTATAGACTTTGGCAGTTTTGTATCACCTAAAGCAATACCACAAATGGTAGATACGGCAGAGGTTTTAGCAAACTTAGATTTATCTAGAACTCAGAGTAAACTACTTTCTATAGTAGCAAATGTACGTGGCGCCCAAGATGCTAGTAAGCATAAAGAAATAAACTATTTAGGTTACCCTTTTTCTATTTCAGAAAACTTTCAGATGCGTAATACACATAAAACAATTGCGCAATCTGTAGAAACACTAAAGCAAATATTAGATATTGCTAATACTGCAAATAAAGAGGTTGTTACATACATTTCTATGGGTTTTGGTAACCCTTATGGAGATCCTTGGAATGTAGAGATAGTAGGTGAATGGACAGAGAAATTGGCAAAAATGGGTGTTAATATTATTTCATTGTCAGATACAGTAGGCTCTTCTACACCAGATGTTATAGATTATTTATTCTCTAATTTAATTCCAAAATACCCAAAAGTAAAATTTGGAGCACATTTACATACTACACCAACCAAATGGCAAGAGAAGGTTGCGGCGGCTTATAACGCAGGTTGTGTTAGGTTTGATGGCGCAATACAAGGTTTTGGAGGCTGTCCTATGGCAAAAGACGATTTAACAGGTAATATGCCCACAGAAAAAATGTTATCTTATTTTACTGCAGAAAAGGTAGATACTAATGTAAATTGGATGGTTTTTGAAGCTGCATACAATAAAGCAACAGAATTATTTTCTAAATATCATTAA
- a CDS encoding imelysin family protein, which yields MKRVIFVFIAALTVYACSSSDDSSDTVNNGKDDFNRGGLLTNVADKIIIPSYEDLSTKLNDLQEEKDNFIASPSEINLIALRDKWLSAYKVWQSVEMYNIGKAEEINYAFQMNVYPTSIDDIESNVGSGTYDLTHPNNNDAVGFPALDYLLFGLAETNADIVEKYTNTTSGAGYKTYLSDLVNQMNILTETVLTDWKSGYRETFIASTENTATSAFNKLANDFVFYFEKGLRANKVGIPAGVFSTTPLPSKVEAFYSDKNSKDLLVAAVQNIQDFFNGKAYNSTTTGTGFADYLDYLNDITQGEDLNAIINGKINDASAKVLELDASLSNQVDVDNVKMTEAYDALQKVVVLIKVDMLQAFSVNVDYTDADGD from the coding sequence ATGAAGAGAGTGATTTTTGTTTTTATAGCTGCATTAACGGTTTATGCTTGTAGCTCATCAGATGATAGTTCTGATACCGTTAATAATGGTAAAGACGACTTTAATAGGGGAGGACTGTTAACCAATGTTGCAGATAAAATAATTATACCATCTTACGAAGATTTATCTACTAAGTTAAATGACTTACAAGAAGAAAAGGATAATTTTATAGCATCTCCTTCAGAAATTAATTTAATTGCGTTAAGAGACAAATGGCTATCTGCTTATAAAGTTTGGCAATCTGTAGAAATGTACAACATAGGAAAAGCAGAAGAAATTAACTATGCTTTTCAAATGAATGTTTATCCTACGTCTATAGATGATATAGAGAGTAATGTAGGTTCGGGAACTTATGACTTAACGCACCCTAATAATAATGATGCTGTTGGTTTTCCTGCTTTAGATTACTTATTATTTGGCTTAGCAGAAACTAATGCGGATATTGTAGAAAAGTACACCAATACAACATCTGGAGCTGGATACAAAACTTATTTGTCAGACTTGGTAAACCAAATGAATATATTAACCGAGACTGTATTAACCGATTGGAAATCTGGTTATAGAGAAACTTTTATTGCTAGTACAGAGAACACAGCAACAAGTGCTTTTAATAAGTTAGCTAACGATTTTGTTTTTTATTTTGAAAAAGGATTACGCGCTAACAAAGTAGGTATTCCTGCAGGAGTTTTTTCTACTACACCTTTACCTTCTAAAGTAGAAGCATTTTATAGTGATAAAAACTCAAAAGATTTATTAGTTGCTGCTGTACAAAATATTCAAGATTTTTTTAATGGCAAAGCTTATAACTCTACCACTACCGGAACAGGTTTTGCAGATTATTTAGATTATTTAAATGATATTACACAAGGTGAAGATTTAAACGCTATTATTAACGGTAAAATTAATGATGCTAGCGCCAAGGTGTTAGAATTAGATGCTAGCTTATCTAACCAAGTAGATGTAGATAATGTTAAAATGACAGAGGCTTATGATGCTCTACAAAAAGTAGTTGTTTTAATTAAAGTAGATATGTTGCAAGCATTTAGTGTAAATGTAGACTATACAGATGCAGATGGAGATTAA
- the guaB gene encoding IMP dehydrogenase, protein MQAHLNKIVGEGLTYDDVLLVPAFSEVLPREVSIKAKFTRNITINVPIVSAAMDTVTESRMAIAMAQEGGIGVLHKNMTIAEQAAKVRKVKRAESGMIIDPVTLPLNSVVRDAKANMKEYSIGGIPIVDEEGKLIGIVTNRDLRFEKNNDRPISEVMTSKNLVTVSEGTSLAQAEDILQENKIEKLPVVDEDNKLVGLITFRDITKLTLKPIANKDTYGRLRVAAALGVTGDAVERAEALVNAGVDAVVIDTAHGHTKGVVAVLKEVKKKFPELDVIVGNIATAEAAKYLVEAGADAVKVGIGPGSICTTRVVAGVGFPQFSAVLEVAAAIKGSGVPVIADGGIRYTGDIPKAIAAGADTVMLGSLLAGTKESPGETIIYEGRKFKSYRGMGSVEAMKQGSKDRYFQDVEDDIKKLVPEGIVGRVPYKGELYESIHQFVGGLRAGMGYCGAKDIESLKEKGKFVKITASGINESHPHDVTITKESPNYSR, encoded by the coding sequence ATGCAAGCTCACCTAAATAAAATTGTTGGAGAAGGTCTTACTTACGATGACGTACTCCTTGTTCCTGCTTTTTCAGAAGTGCTTCCAAGAGAAGTAAGTATAAAAGCAAAATTTACAAGAAACATAACTATAAATGTACCAATTGTCTCTGCGGCAATGGATACTGTAACAGAATCTCGTATGGCAATTGCCATGGCGCAAGAAGGCGGTATTGGAGTGTTACATAAAAATATGACCATTGCAGAGCAGGCAGCAAAGGTTCGTAAAGTTAAACGAGCAGAAAGTGGTATGATTATAGATCCTGTTACTTTGCCATTAAATTCTGTTGTGCGTGACGCTAAAGCGAATATGAAAGAGTATAGCATTGGCGGCATTCCAATAGTAGATGAAGAGGGTAAATTAATTGGTATTGTTACGAATAGGGATCTTCGTTTTGAAAAAAATAACGACAGGCCAATTTCAGAAGTAATGACTTCTAAAAACTTGGTAACTGTTAGTGAAGGTACCTCTTTAGCACAAGCAGAAGATATTTTACAAGAAAATAAAATTGAAAAACTACCTGTTGTTGATGAAGACAACAAATTGGTTGGTTTAATTACGTTTAGAGACATTACAAAACTAACTCTAAAGCCTATAGCTAATAAAGATACTTATGGTAGATTAAGGGTTGCTGCAGCTTTAGGAGTTACAGGAGATGCAGTAGAACGTGCAGAAGCGTTAGTAAATGCTGGTGTAGATGCAGTTGTTATAGATACAGCACATGGCCATACAAAAGGTGTTGTTGCTGTTTTAAAGGAAGTTAAAAAGAAATTTCCAGAGTTAGATGTTATTGTAGGTAACATAGCAACAGCAGAGGCTGCTAAATATTTAGTAGAGGCTGGTGCAGATGCTGTAAAAGTAGGTATAGGTCCAGGATCTATATGTACAACTAGAGTAGTTGCTGGTGTTGGTTTTCCTCAATTCTCTGCAGTTTTAGAGGTTGCAGCAGCTATAAAAGGTAGTGGGGTTCCTGTAATTGCAGATGGCGGAATTAGATATACTGGTGATATACCTAAAGCTATAGCTGCTGGTGCAGATACAGTAATGTTAGGTTCTTTATTAGCAGGTACTAAAGAATCTCCAGGAGAAACTATTATATACGAAGGAAGAAAGTTTAAGTCTTACCGTGGAATGGGTTCTGTAGAGGCTATGAAACAAGGTAGTAAAGACCGTTATTTTCAGGATGTAGAAGATGATATTAAAAAACTTGTACCAGAAGGTATAGTAGGCCGTGTACCATACAAAGGAGAGTTGTATGAGAGTATACATCAATTTGTTGGTGGTTTACGTGCAGGTATGGGGTATTGTGGAGCTAAAGATATTGAGTCTTTAAAGGAGAAAGGTAAATTTGTTAAAATTACAGCTAGTGGTATTAATGAGAGTCACCCTCATGATGTTACTATAACTAAAGAGTCTCCTAACTACAGTAGATAA
- a CDS encoding ArsR/SmtB family transcription factor, translated as MGLAKTEIFTEDQNQVAIYAKAFSHPARVAILQHLFKINTCICGDLVGVIGLAQPTISQHLKELKLLGLIKGNVEGTSVCYCIHKENWTKMKTVMSQFLDQDLEENNSCC; from the coding sequence ATGGGTTTAGCAAAGACAGAAATATTTACAGAAGACCAAAATCAGGTAGCAATTTACGCTAAAGCTTTTAGTCACCCAGCACGTGTAGCCATACTTCAACACTTATTTAAAATAAATACGTGTATCTGTGGAGATTTAGTAGGAGTTATTGGTTTGGCACAACCAACAATTTCTCAGCATTTAAAAGAATTAAAGTTATTAGGGCTTATAAAAGGTAATGTAGAAGGTACAAGTGTTTGCTACTGTATACATAAAGAAAATTGGACAAAAATGAAAACTGTAATGAGTCAGTTTTTAGATCAAGATTTAGAAGAAAATAATAGTTGTTGTTAA
- a CDS encoding low molecular weight phosphatase family protein — protein sequence MIFEEINSFIGDLKKVEVSNERKAILQPLADYVQEKATKNEDIRLNFICTHNSRRSHLSQVWAQTMAAYFNVKNVTCYSGGTEATALFPMVATTLSNTGFKIEKLAGKDNPVYSIKYGVNAAPIIGFSKKYDAEFNPASEFAAIMTCSQADGGCPFIAGAEKRVPITFEDPKAFDGTPQQAEKYQERSTQIAAEMFYIFSNIKK from the coding sequence ATGATTTTTGAAGAAATTAACTCCTTTATTGGTGATTTAAAAAAAGTAGAAGTTAGTAATGAGCGTAAGGCAATTTTACAACCTTTAGCAGATTATGTACAAGAAAAAGCAACTAAAAATGAAGACATTCGTTTAAATTTTATTTGTACACACAACTCTAGAAGAAGTCACTTGTCTCAAGTATGGGCGCAAACAATGGCAGCTTATTTTAATGTTAAAAATGTTACTTGTTATTCTGGTGGAACAGAAGCAACAGCTCTTTTTCCTATGGTAGCAACCACATTAAGTAACACTGGCTTTAAAATAGAAAAACTAGCAGGTAAAGACAATCCTGTTTATAGTATAAAATATGGTGTAAATGCAGCACCAATTATTGGTTTTTCTAAAAAGTATGATGCAGAATTTAATCCTGCTTCAGAATTTGCTGCAATTATGACTTGCTCGCAAGCAGATGGTGGTTGTCCTTTTATAGCAGGTGCAGAAAAACGTGTTCCTATAACTTTTGAAGATCCAAAAGCTTTTGATGGTACACCACAACAAGCAGAAAAATACCAAGAAAGAAGCACGCAAATTGCTGCAGAAATGTTTTATATCTTTTCAAATATTAAGAAATAA
- a CDS encoding TonB-dependent receptor domain-containing protein, whose protein sequence is MKLKDFKIVLLLIFCNASLYAQYKVSGTVTSKENNVPIGGVEIYNKAKGKVSVTNNKGYYEFITDEKQLEIVFFSYEYNIEEEIVNVVGNTVLNKQLSAVEIELTEVEVVARKAQIFNLKRLEDVVGTSIYAGKKTEVVLVSESVANLASNNARQIYSQVVGLNIFQNDDAGLQLNIGGRGLDPNRTSNFNTRQNGYDISADVLGYPESYYTPPAEALEEIQIIRGAASLQYGTQFGGLVNFVTKKPNSTKEIEVLTRNTVGSNNLYTNYTSVSGTKNKFSYYASFNFKQGDGFRPNSYFNSKNAFMHLGYQLSTKTKVETEVTYLNYLAQQAGGLTDNMFNENPYQSNRARNWFKVNWLLYNIKFKHNFTENTSLLFNFFGLNASRDALGFRTNRVNQVDTNEERDLITGDFKNFGFEAKLLDKYTFFGKKATYLIGTKFYKANNTSIQGPGSNGSDANFSSAINDYPNYPSQSNYKNPNLNIAFFGENIFYLKDNWSLTPGLRVEYIKTESDGFFKKINTDAAGNVILNETVESNDSNERSFILFGLGTSYKPNKFLEIYGNASQNYRSVTFSDLNIVNPSFRIGDLSDEKGYTLDLGFRGNYKNYISYDAGVFGLFYNDRIGLVTKALDDGSVVQERTNVGDARIIGVESLVDFNLKKVFKINSSFSFNYFINTSFINSEYTQSQQNGIVGNKVEFVPDFNLKTGVKFGWKNMLTSIQYTSLTQQYTDATNSKEPSLSGVNGVIPKYNVLDFSMSYRYKFLKLETGVNNLLDEEYFTRRATGYPGPGIIPSANRNYYATLEIKF, encoded by the coding sequence ATGAAATTAAAGGATTTTAAAATAGTATTACTACTTATATTTTGTAACGCATCTCTTTATGCTCAGTATAAAGTTTCGGGAACCGTTACATCTAAAGAAAATAACGTACCTATAGGTGGTGTAGAAATTTATAATAAAGCCAAGGGTAAGGTTTCTGTTACCAATAATAAAGGCTACTATGAGTTTATTACAGACGAGAAACAATTAGAAATTGTATTTTTTTCTTATGAGTATAACATAGAAGAAGAAATAGTAAATGTGGTAGGTAATACTGTATTAAATAAACAATTATCTGCTGTAGAAATAGAATTAACAGAAGTAGAAGTTGTAGCCAGAAAAGCTCAAATTTTTAATTTAAAACGGTTAGAAGATGTTGTAGGTACGTCTATCTATGCAGGTAAAAAAACAGAGGTTGTTTTGGTAAGTGAATCTGTAGCAAATTTAGCCTCTAATAATGCAAGGCAAATATATAGTCAAGTTGTAGGATTAAATATTTTTCAAAATGATGATGCTGGCCTACAGTTAAACATAGGAGGGAGGGGCTTAGATCCAAACAGAACATCTAACTTTAATACACGTCAAAACGGATATGATATTAGTGCAGATGTTTTAGGGTATCCAGAAAGCTATTACACTCCGCCTGCAGAAGCTTTAGAAGAAATACAAATTATTAGAGGTGCAGCGTCTTTACAATACGGAACTCAGTTTGGAGGACTAGTTAATTTTGTAACTAAGAAGCCAAATTCAACTAAAGAAATAGAAGTTTTAACAAGAAACACTGTTGGTAGTAATAATTTGTATACCAATTATACAAGTGTAAGTGGTACAAAAAATAAATTTAGCTATTATGCTAGTTTTAACTTTAAGCAAGGAGATGGTTTTAGGCCAAATTCATACTTTAATTCTAAAAATGCATTTATGCATTTGGGGTATCAATTAAGTACAAAAACTAAAGTAGAAACAGAGGTTACATATTTAAATTATTTAGCACAACAAGCTGGTGGGTTAACAGATAATATGTTTAATGAAAACCCTTACCAAAGTAATAGAGCAAGAAACTGGTTTAAAGTTAATTGGCTTTTATATAATATAAAGTTTAAACACAATTTTACGGAAAATACCAGCTTATTATTTAACTTTTTTGGTTTAAATGCATCTAGAGATGCCCTAGGTTTTAGAACAAACAGAGTAAACCAAGTAGATACAAATGAAGAAAGAGATTTAATTACCGGAGATTTTAAAAACTTTGGTTTTGAAGCTAAGTTGTTAGACAAGTATACGTTTTTTGGAAAAAAAGCAACCTACTTAATTGGTACTAAGTTTTATAAGGCAAACAACACATCTATACAAGGGCCAGGAAGTAATGGTAGTGACGCTAACTTTTCTTCTGCAATAAATGATTATCCTAATTACCCGTCGCAGTCTAATTATAAAAACCCTAATTTAAATATTGCATTTTTTGGTGAAAATATATTTTACCTAAAGGATAATTGGTCTCTAACACCTGGTTTAAGAGTAGAATATATAAAAACAGAGAGCGACGGTTTTTTTAAAAAAATAAATACTGATGCAGCAGGTAATGTTATTTTAAATGAAACGGTAGAGAGTAATGATAGTAATGAGCGTTCTTTTATATTATTTGGTTTGGGAACAAGTTATAAGCCAAATAAGTTTTTAGAGATTTATGGTAATGCATCTCAAAACTACAGGTCAGTAACTTTTTCTGACTTAAACATTGTGAACCCCTCTTTTAGAATTGGAGATTTATCCGATGAAAAAGGATATACTTTAGATCTTGGTTTTAGAGGTAATTATAAAAACTATATTTCTTATGACGCAGGTGTTTTTGGTCTTTTTTATAATGACAGAATAGGTTTGGTTACAAAAGCCTTAGATGATGGTAGTGTGGTGCAAGAAAGAACAAATGTTGGTGATGCTCGTATTATAGGGGTAGAGTCTTTAGTAGATTTTAATTTAAAAAAGGTGTTTAAAATAAATAGTAGTTTTAGCTTTAATTATTTTATAAATACATCTTTTATTAATTCTGAGTATACCCAGTCTCAGCAAAATGGTATTGTAGGAAATAAAGTAGAATTTGTACCGGATTTTAACTTAAAAACGGGTGTAAAATTTGGGTGGAAAAATATGTTAACTAGCATACAATATACAAGCCTAACACAGCAATACACAGATGCTACTAACTCTAAAGAGCCAAGTTTAAGTGGTGTAAATGGTGTTATACCAAAATATAATGTTTTAGATTTTTCAATGTCGTACAGATATAAATTTTTAAAATTAGAAACAGGTGTAAATAACCTATTAGATGAAGAATATTTTACTAGAAGAGCAACAGGATATCCTGGTCCTGGTATAATTCCTTCGGCCAACAGAAATTACTATGCTACACTAGAAATTAAATTTTAA
- a CDS encoding DUF6428 family protein, whose amino-acid sequence MKLSEVKANLKSLEKIAFQLPNGELVPSHFHVTEVGKVTKNFIDCGGTVRNEDVVNFQLWNEQDYDHRLHPEKLVNIIELSEKVLGIPDLEVEVEYQGDTIGKYGLDFDGTNFLLTSKLTDCLAKDKCGIPEKKEKVKLASIQASGNSCAPNSGCC is encoded by the coding sequence ATGAAATTATCAGAAGTTAAAGCAAATTTAAAAAGCTTAGAAAAAATAGCATTTCAATTGCCAAACGGAGAATTAGTACCTAGTCATTTTCATGTAACAGAAGTAGGTAAGGTAACTAAAAACTTTATTGATTGTGGTGGTACTGTAAGAAATGAAGATGTTGTTAATTTTCAATTGTGGAATGAGCAAGATTATGATCATAGATTGCATCCAGAAAAATTAGTAAACATAATAGAATTGTCTGAAAAAGTTTTAGGCATTCCAGATTTAGAAGTAGAAGTAGAATATCAAGGAGATACTATTGGTAAATACGGATTAGATTTTGACGGAACTAACTTTTTGCTTACATCAAAATTAACAGATTGTTTAGCAAAAGATAAATGTGGTATTCCAGAAAAAAAAGAAAAGGTAAAGCTAGCAAGTATACAAGCATCTGGCAATAGTTGTGCTCCTAATTCTGGTTGTTGCTAA
- a CDS encoding GNAT family N-acetyltransferase: MEFKPISKANYSSVAKIYQDGISTGVATFETKVPTWDVWSKAHLPFGCIALFTNEGTMQGWASLAAVSSRCVYGGVAEVSVYVAANARGKGYGKLLLKQLITISEQNNIWTLQAGIMRANKASLHLHKECGFREIGYREKIGRLNGKWLDNIILERRSAIVGI, translated from the coding sequence ATGGAATTTAAACCAATTTCTAAAGCTAATTACTCTAGTGTAGCCAAAATTTATCAAGATGGTATAAGCACTGGTGTAGCAACTTTTGAAACTAAAGTTCCAACTTGGGATGTGTGGAGCAAAGCTCATTTGCCATTTGGGTGTATTGCATTATTTACTAATGAGGGTACTATGCAAGGTTGGGCTTCTTTAGCAGCAGTTTCATCTAGGTGTGTTTATGGCGGTGTAGCAGAAGTTAGTGTTTATGTGGCAGCTAATGCCAGAGGCAAAGGTTATGGTAAATTACTGCTAAAACAGTTAATAACTATTAGTGAGCAAAATAATATTTGGACGTTACAAGCTGGTATTATGAGAGCTAATAAAGCTAGTTTACACTTGCATAAAGAATGTGGTTTTAGAGAAATAGGTTACAGAGAAAAAATTGGTAGACTTAACGGTAAGTGGCTAGATAATATAATTTTAGAGCGCAGAAGCGCAATTGTGGGAATTTAA
- a CDS encoding HTTM domain-containing protein — protein MTANFKTYLSKTSHIAPLVVFRVCFGVLMFLSILRFWSKGWIYELYIKPKFHFTYYNFEWIKPIGNYTYVFFIICAITAILVAIGYKYRLAIFLFFLSFTYIELMDKTTYLNHYYFVGILSFLMIFLPANAYFSVDSYLRKKTYSYVPSYTIDSVKLLLGIVYFYAGLAKINSDWLFRAMPLKIWLPSKYDVPFIGNSILQQEWVHYFMSWSGMLYDLLIPFLLLYKRTRILAFIAVVIFHLLTRVLFPIGMFPYIMIVSSLIFFSDNFHIKIINHIRKVSYKLPITITKNTAAVKDQNIYSINKKRLILGFLAVFFTIQLLLPFRYLLYPGELFWTEEGYRFSWRVMLMEKMGYANFKIVDGKTKKQFYVNNADFLTPFQEKQMSTQPDFIVQYAHYLGDHFKKQKHKNVQVFVESYVALNGRLSKPYIDPSIDLYKEKDLLKHKTWILPFNDEIKGF, from the coding sequence ATGACAGCTAATTTTAAAACATACTTAAGTAAAACAAGCCATATAGCGCCTTTGGTGGTATTTAGAGTTTGTTTTGGTGTTTTAATGTTTTTAAGTATTCTAAGGTTTTGGTCTAAAGGGTGGATCTATGAACTATACATTAAGCCTAAATTTCATTTTACATATTATAATTTTGAATGGATTAAGCCAATAGGAAACTACACTTATGTTTTCTTTATAATTTGCGCTATAACAGCAATATTAGTAGCAATTGGTTACAAATACAGGTTAGCAATCTTTTTATTTTTTTTAAGCTTTACTTATATAGAGTTAATGGATAAGACTACTTACTTAAACCATTATTACTTTGTAGGTATACTAAGTTTTTTAATGATTTTTTTACCTGCAAATGCGTACTTCTCTGTAGATTCTTACCTAAGAAAAAAAACATATAGTTACGTGCCAAGCTATACTATAGATAGTGTAAAACTACTATTAGGTATAGTATATTTTTATGCGGGATTAGCAAAAATAAATTCCGATTGGCTATTTAGAGCTATGCCTCTAAAAATATGGTTACCTTCTAAGTATGATGTTCCTTTTATAGGTAACTCTATTTTACAGCAAGAATGGGTTCATTACTTTATGAGCTGGTCTGGTATGTTGTATGATTTGTTAATACCGTTTTTACTACTTTATAAGAGAACTAGAATTTTAGCATTTATAGCTGTAGTTATTTTTCATTTATTAACAAGAGTTCTGTTTCCTATAGGTATGTTTCCTTATATAATGATAGTGAGTAGTCTTATCTTTTTTAGTGACAACTTTCATATTAAAATTATCAATCATATAAGAAAAGTAAGTTATAAATTGCCTATCACTATAACTAAAAATACAGCTGCGGTAAAAGATCAAAATATATACTCTATCAATAAAAAGAGATTAATATTAGGCTTTTTAGCTGTGTTTTTTACTATTCAGTTATTACTACCATTTAGGTATTTGTTGTATCCTGGAGAGCTTTTCTGGACAGAAGAAGGATATCGTTTTTCTTGGCGTGTAATGCTTATGGAAAAAATGGGCTATGCAAATTTTAAAATTGTAGATGGTAAAACTAAAAAGCAATTTTATGTAAATAACGCAGACTTTTTAACCCCTTTTCAAGAAAAACAAATGAGCACTCAGCCAGATTTTATAGTGCAATATGCACATTATTTGGGAGATCATTTTAAAAAACAAAAACATAAAAATGTTCAGGTTTTTGTAGAGAGTTATGTAGCGCTTAATGGAAGGTTAAGTAAGCCGTACATAGACCCAAGTATAGACCTTTACAAAGAAAAAGATTTATTAAAACACAAAACGTGGATTTTACCATTTAACGATGAAATTAAAGGATTTTAA